CAGCATATCAAGGGATTTCGGGCCCTGGGTTGCCAGGATATTGCCATTTCGGGAGGGTATATCAAGGCCCATGGCCCTCTGCCCTTGCAGGGAACGGTTATTCACCTGGATGTGGCCAGTGTGGGCGCGACGGAAAACATTATGATGGCGGCTACCCTGGCGGCCGGTACAACGGTAATCCGCAATGCTGCCAAGGAACCGGAAATCGTGGATTTGCAGAATTTGCTCAACAAAATGGGAGCTCGCATCCGCGGTGCCGGGACAGATGTAATCAAGATTGAGGGAGTAAAAAAACTGAAGGGAACCAGTCACAGTATTATTCCTGATCGCATTGAAGCGGGAACCCATCTGGTGGCGGGAGTGATTACCAACGGCCAGTTAACGGTGAAAAACATTATACCCGAGCACGTGGAAGCGGTGACCGCCAAACTGATGGAAATGGGGGTTAAGCTGGAAATCGGGGATGATTATATTACCGTTTTCCCGCACGACTGGCAGTTGAAGGCGGTGGATATTCGCACCCAGCCCTATCCCGGCTTTCCCACTGATATGCAGGCCCAGTTTATGGCTCTCTTGACCCTGGTCCCTGGCATCAGTTTGATTACAGAAAATATTTTTGAAGCCCGCTTTAATCAAGTACCGGAGCTCAACCGGCTGGGCGCCAATATCAAAACGGAAAATGGCACGGCCTTTATTAAAGGAGTAGCCAAACTGACCGGGGCAGAAGTGAGTGCTACCGACCTGAGAGCAGCTGCCGCCCTGGCTCTGGCCGGGCTGGCAGCAGAAGGAAAGACCATTGTGGAAAATATTCAGCACCTGGAGCGGGGTTATGAGGCCTTCGTAGAGAAGTATTGTCAGGTAGGGGCGCAGATGCGCCGGATTACAGGCAGCTAAGGCTGCTTTTTTTGGTTTTTTCCTGGACAGGCCCTCTCGCCGCAGACATTAAAATGCAGTATAATAAAAAAAGAACCGGGGAGGTGAGAGGCTTGCAGCGGAAGGTGGCTCGTTATGGTCGGCCCAGGCGGCGCTGGCGACTGTGGCAGAGTTTGTTTTTTCTGGCTTTGCTGGTGACAGCTTTTTATGTTTTTTTGCAATCATCTTTGTTTAATATTAACAGTATTGTTGTGCAGGGGAATAATGTCCTGGAGCAGGATTCCCTGCGCAAGATGAGTGGGATCAACCCCGGCGAAAATATCTTCAAGGTCAATACCGGGGAAGCGGCGCGTAAACTGGCCATGCACCCCCTGTTAAAGGGAGTGGAGGTAAAACGGGACTTACCCTCCCGGATTATCATTGCCGTCC
This genomic stretch from Carboxydocella sporoproducens DSM 16521 harbors:
- the murA gene encoding UDP-N-acetylglucosamine 1-carboxyvinyltransferase, which encodes MANQAKLEIVGGRPLQGTITVSAAKNAALPLLAAALLTEEEVVFDNLPRIKDVEAMLEVIQQVGGTIRELEDGRWAISGRNLDASREVPNELVRKIRASNLLLGPLLARCGMAHLSMPGGCSIGSRQMDQHIKGFRALGCQDIAISGGYIKAHGPLPLQGTVIHLDVASVGATENIMMAATLAAGTTVIRNAAKEPEIVDLQNLLNKMGARIRGAGTDVIKIEGVKKLKGTSHSIIPDRIEAGTHLVAGVITNGQLTVKNIIPEHVEAVTAKLMEMGVKLEIGDDYITVFPHDWQLKAVDIRTQPYPGFPTDMQAQFMALLTLVPGISLITENIFEARFNQVPELNRLGANIKTENGTAFIKGVAKLTGAEVSATDLRAAAALALAGLAAEGKTIVENIQHLERGYEAFVEKYCQVGAQMRRITGS